In Candidatus Binatus sp., the DNA window ATAATGCAGTTTCGAACGCCCGACCCCGACCAACACTCGACCGAGGAGATCGTTCGCTCCTACCACGAGCACCAGGGCGACATCGACATGCATCCGTTCTGGTGGAAGCTGCTCGCCGCGGTGACCACGGTCGGCTCGGGCGGCAGCGCGGCGCTCGAAGGACCAAGCATTTACAGCGGCGGCGCGATCGGATCGTGGCTATGGACCAAGCTGCGCCGTTTCGGTCTGGAAACGCGCGACCGCCGCATCATGTTGATCAGCGGCGCAGCGGCGGGCATGTCGGCGGTCTTCCGTGCTCCTCTTACCGGCATCGTGTTCGCGCTCGAGATGCCGTACAAGGACGACCTCGCGCACGAAGCGCTGCTGCCGTCGCTGATCGCGTCGGTGGTCGCTTACGCAACGCTGGTGTCGATCGTCGGCGCCAAGCCGTTGTTCGGTTTCGCGGGCAGCACCAGCTTCAGGGCAATCGACGTCGCATGGTCGGCGCTGCTCGGCGCTGGAATCGGGCTCATCGCAATCGTCTTCGACATCACGTTTCGCCGCGTGCGCGTGTTTTTCATCACCAGCAGGATACCGCATACGCTCAAGCTCACGATCGGCGGACTCGGCACCGCGCTGTGCGGCCTCGCGTTCGTGACGATTTACAACGGCCCGCTCATTCCGATCGGCCCAAACTACGAGGCCGTCCGCTACGTACTCAGGCATCCGATTCCGACCGAAGTGCTGCTGGCCTTCGCCGCGTTGAAGCTGCTCGCGACGATTTTCTCGCTCGGCTCGGGCGGCGTCAGCGCGATGTTCGTGCCGCTGTTGCTGGTCGGCGGAGCGCTCGGCAACGCCTACGCGCAATCTGTAGTTCACTCGCCGACGCACGATCTCTATGCCGCGGTCGGGATGGCGGCGTTCCTCGCGGCCGGATACAAAGCTCCGCTCACCGCAGTGGTCTTCGTCGCGGAAACCACCGGCGGCCATTCCTACATCATCCCGAGCCTCATCGGCGCCGCGGTCGCCTACGCAATCTCAGGCGAGGCGTCGGTTTCCGGCGATCAGCATCTTCACGAAACCGCCAAACTCGCCGACCTATCCGGGATGGCGGTGCGGGACGTGATGCAGCGTCGCGCCATTTCCGTGCAAGCCGGGTCAACGATTCGCGAATTCGTCGCGAGCGTCGCGGCCCGTCATCGGCACACGATCTTTCCCGTGTACGAAGGCGACCAGGTCGTGGGGACGATTTCCGTATCTGATCTCAGCCGGGTCGCGCCCGAGGAATGGGACAAAATCACCGTCGGCGAATTCGCGGACCGCGGCGCGATTCGCGTGACGGACGACTGCGACTTGAGCGAGGCGCTGCGGCTGCTGGTGCGCGAGCGCGGCGCACAGATGCTGCTGGTGACGGACGCCGCCGGCGCTCTCAATGGAATCGTGACCAAGACCGACATCCTGCGCGCCGTGAAACAGTGAAACAGTGAAACAGTGAAGATGTCGCGGTCCGTAGAAGCTTAGTTCACAAGGTTGACGGGATGGCCGTCCAGAAATGCTCGCACATTGGCGATCGCGGTATCGAGCAGCCGCGTTCGCGCTTCCTTCGATGCCCACGCGATGTGCGGTGTCACGATGCAATTCTTCGCACGTAAAAGCGGATTGTCGGCGGAGGGCGGCTCGCTCGAAAGCACGTCAACCGCGGCGCCCGCCAGACGCCCGCGGTTGAGCGCGTCAGCCAGGTCCTGCTCGATGACCAGCGGGCCACGCGACGTGTTGATGAGAAAGGCGCTGGGTTTCATCATCGCCAGAGACTTGGCATTGATGATTCCCTGGGTTTGTGGAAGCAGCGGGCAGTGCAGGCTCACGGCATCGGCTTGGCGCAGCAGTTCATCGACTTCGCACCATCGAAAGCGGGGCCAGTCGGGAACCGGCCTTCTGGCCGCACCGGCAGCAACCACCCGCATTTCGAAAGCCAGCGCGATCTCGGCCACGCGCCGGCCAATCTGACCGAGACCGATTATCCCGATCGTCTTGCCCGCCAGCTCGACCAGGGGCGTTTTCCAGAAGCTGAAATCCTTTGATCGCGACCACTCTCCGGCGCGGGTCGCGTCGGCGTGAAGGGCCACGTGATGGCACAGCTCGAGCAGCAGCGCAAAGCTGAATTCCGCTACCGAGGCCGTCGCATAGGTCGGGATATTGGTGACGGAGATCTTGAGCTCGCGTGCCGCTTGCACGTCGACTACGTCGTACCCGGTGGCCAGTACACCGATATAACGGGTACTTTTGAGCTGCCGCAAGATTTGCGCAGACAGCCGGGTCTTGTTGGTCAGCACGATTTCGGCCTCGTGCGCGCGCGCTATGATCTGATCGTCCGCGCTATGGTCAAAGACTTGCAGTTCGCCAATCGCGCTGAGCGCCTTCCAGCTCAAATCGCCCGGATTCAAGGCGCGACCATCGAGAACAACTATCTTCGTGACGGTCACCTCGATCCGCGTTTATTGAACGGTCATTATTTACGGTTCCGACCGCATACTATTAGCACCGGGCAAGGAGCCTCGCGCTCGACGCTCTCCGCAATGCTGCCGAGCAGAAACCGATCGAACCCCTTCCTTGCGTGTGTGGCCATGACTATGCAACCGGCATGAATTCGGCGCGCTGCTTCCAAAATGGACTTGGCCGTGTCATCGCTCTTTTCGACAAGGACTTCGTAGCGAATCTGGCCGCCGAGGTGTTTAACCGCAAGCTCTTCAAGTTTTTCCTTCGCATCTGACAGAGGCAGTGTCGCCTCTTCATCGGTAAGCGGGAATTTAAAATTCATCGCGTGGAGCAGGTAAAGGCGTCCATCCCGCCCCTGCAGCATGTCGCGAGCTGTTTTCGCCGCGACAATGGAATTCTCGTCGA includes these proteins:
- a CDS encoding chloride channel protein, producing MRKYTALVHEDLTATYSRDIQKWLLVAPIIGILTGLIITGIAVLILDVIWAALLPYYLAHHWAIVVGLVAGFFVTGLIMQFRTPDPDQHSTEEIVRSYHEHQGDIDMHPFWWKLLAAVTTVGSGGSAALEGPSIYSGGAIGSWLWTKLRRFGLETRDRRIMLISGAAAGMSAVFRAPLTGIVFALEMPYKDDLAHEALLPSLIASVVAYATLVSIVGAKPLFGFAGSTSFRAIDVAWSALLGAGIGLIAIVFDITFRRVRVFFITSRIPHTLKLTIGGLGTALCGLAFVTIYNGPLIPIGPNYEAVRYVLRHPIPTEVLLAFAALKLLATIFSLGSGGVSAMFVPLLLVGGALGNAYAQSVVHSPTHDLYAAVGMAAFLAAGYKAPLTAVVFVAETTGGHSYIIPSLIGAAVAYAISGEASVSGDQHLHETAKLADLSGMAVRDVMQRRAISVQAGSTIREFVASVAARHRHTIFPVYEGDQVVGTISVSDLSRVAPEEWDKITVGEFADRGAIRVTDDCDLSEALRLLVRERGAQMLLVTDAAGALNGIVTKTDILRAVKQ
- a CDS encoding D-2-hydroxyacid dehydrogenase; translated protein: MTVTKIVVLDGRALNPGDLSWKALSAIGELQVFDHSADDQIIARAHEAEIVLTNKTRLSAQILRQLKSTRYIGVLATGYDVVDVQAARELKISVTNIPTYATASVAEFSFALLLELCHHVALHADATRAGEWSRSKDFSFWKTPLVELAGKTIGIIGLGQIGRRVAEIALAFEMRVVAAGAARRPVPDWPRFRWCEVDELLRQADAVSLHCPLLPQTQGIINAKSLAMMKPSAFLINTSRGPLVIEQDLADALNRGRLAGAAVDVLSSEPPSADNPLLRAKNCIVTPHIAWASKEARTRLLDTAIANVRAFLDGHPVNLVN
- a CDS encoding universal stress protein, translating into MTTLFENILCPVDFDENSIVAAKTARDMLQGRDGRLYLLHAMNFKFPLTDEEATLPLSDAKEKLEELAVKHLGGQIRYEVLVEKSDDTAKSILEAARRIHAGCIVMATHARKGFDRFLLGSIAESVEREAPCPVLIVCGRNRK